TGAAGAAAACTCCTTCTGGGGCTACGCGGCAGTGTCGGAGGTCCAGCTTTGCGAGAGACGAAGCGCGTTCCGGGCAGGAAAGGGCAAAGAGCATGGCCAATTTGATTGAGAGGAGCTTTAAGGGCAGTAGCTTGGTCTTTCCAAGAGAGGAGAGGTACTTTGTTACCAGATGCACATCCCACGTGTGGGTGTACCTAGGTTTTGGAGGGCGCATGTTAAGCATTCCTTTTAAAAGTTGAATAACGAGGGGGTGTTGACCCACTGGGTAGCCATCAATCTTAGCATGACAGGAGGATATAGCTGAACGCGCTACATTGACTGACCTATAGGCAGCCCCGTTGTTGAAGCGATCTGTCAGGAAGAGAAGGACATCATTGAGGGCGGCTGAAATTGAATTAACTTGCCGTTTAGCACACCAGCTATGCCATACTCCCCAGGCTGACTGGTATGTCTTATGTGTGGAGGCACGAGTTGCTGATTGCAGTATTCTGGTAATGTCCTCTGAAAATCCTTCTGTTTGGTGCTGTTCCCTGATAACTGAAAGACGGCTAAATGAAGCCTGGGGTACATTGGATGGATTCTCAGAGGGGACGCAGGGTCCCTCAGCAGGTGTTTGGAGTTTGGGATCATGACAGGATTCTTGATTAACAGGTTCAGGAGGGCTGGCCACCAAGGTTGTGCCTGCCATACTGGGGCCACTAGGACCAAATCTGCTTTGTCCTGTGACACTTTTTTCAGTACTGGTGCGATCAGACTGAATGGTGGAAAGGCGTAGCCTTTGAGAAGGGACCAGTCGAGGGTCATTGCATCTGTGTAGGTAGCCCCTGGGTCTGGTTTCCAGCTGGCGTAAGTTGAGAGCAGAGTCGTTAGGCGTGACGCAAAGAGATCTACACTGCACCTTCTTAGAAAGGGCTGGATCACTTGTGGGTCTATTTGCCATTCGCTGGAGTCGTAAAACTCTCTTGACTCTCTGTCGGCCACATTGTTGAGTTTGCCTGGTAAGTGCTGAGCGGTGATCAGAATTGATTTTTGAAGGCACCACTGCCATAGTTCTAGAGTTAGGTTCACTAGCTGAGGGGAACGGGTACCCCCTTTGTTGTTTATGTGGGCAACGGCTGTGGTATTGTCCATGCGGAGACACACAGTGATGTTGGAATGGTGTTTGAGAAACGTTTTGGTGGCAAGAAAAGCTGCTTTGAGTTCGAGAACATTGATATGATCTTTGGCTTCCAGAGGAGACCAGCGACCATTTGCGGTTAGATTCTGGCAGCATGCACCCCAGCCTGCCTTGGAGGCGTCTGAGGTTATGTACAACTCGGGGGCAGGAGGATTGATGGTGCTGCCGTTTACAGTTGTTATGTTGTGGAGCCACCACTGAAGTTCGGTGCGAGCATTGCTGTTTAAGGACATGAGGGTCTCGTAATTGTCCCGAGAAGCCTGAAGGGATTTTATGAGCTGTATTTGTAATTGTCTGTAGTGTAGGGGGGCCTGCCAGATGGCACGGCGGGCTGCTTCCAATGTCCCTATGAGGCTTGCCACTGCACGAGCTGGTGTAGTGGGATTGCGAATGAGACTTTGACATTTGTTCTGTATGTCCAGAATCTTTTTCTCTGGGAGACTGAATGACATTGTCTGTGAATCTATGGAGAGGCCCAGAAATGTCAAAGACTGATTGGGGACCAGGAGGGACTTCTCCCAATTTATGGTGAAGCCTAGCCACTGCAGGAGGTCTAGTGTTAATTGAGTGTTTACTTTTGAATCTTCTATAGAAGAGCCTAGGATTAGGAAGTCGTCTAGGTAGACGATTATTCGAATACCTCTTTTCCGCAAGTACGCTGCCACTGGTTTTAGAAGTTTTGTAAACACCCTGGGAGCTGTATTTAGCCCAAATGGTAGGCCTAGGAAGGCATAACATCTGTTTCTCCATTGGAAACACAGGTACTTTTGGGAGGACTTGTGTACGTGGACGGAGAGGTATGCATCCTTCAGGTCTATGCATGTCATAAAGTCTCCCCTTCTTAGAAGTGTCTTCagacaagaaatgttttccatTTGAAAATGGGAGTTCTCGATAAATTTGTTGAGCCGGCTGAGGTCGATTACAGGGCGGTAAGTTCCTTCCTTTTTCGGGACCAGGAATAATCGGCTGtagaagttttcttttgaaaagggTATTGCCTTTATTGCCCCTATTGACAGGAGTTTGTTGACTTCTGCATCTACAAGGGGAACTGTTAAATCTGAACTTTTTGTAACAGGAACGTGTAACTGAACGGGAACAGAGTGGAAAGGGATTTGATATCCCGACACAACATGTAAAATCTCGGGGTCTGAAGTGATTTCTTTCCACCTTTCTAAGTAGTTGTTGAGTCTTGGTTTGAAGAAACCTTGTTGGGGCGAAAGGACCGATAGTTCTTTGGTCGATTTGTTTGGTACTTCGTGAAGTTACCTGTGGTCCTAGGGCGTGGCCTGTCCTTCGTGGTCCCCGATTTCTGAAAAGGTTGTTTGGGTTTGTGGGGGTTTGATAAATTCTTAGCTAGGCCACGAGAAAGTTCCGCCTGCTTGGAAGCGATAGATGGGAAGTCCTCTCCAAACAAAAAACGTTTGGCATTAGGGAGTGGCTGATCGGCCAgatttattttctccttattAATATTTGCAAGAACTTTCTTTCTGCGTAACACAGACAGTTGATGGTTGGCTGAACCAAGGAGGCATAACGTTTGCTCAACTATACACTTAATTTCTTCTGCTGGAACTTGAGTTCCTGAGGAGAGGGCATCATGTAGCGAGCACAAGGGTCCTGTTGTGTTTAAGAGGGCCCTTTGGACCACAGCCATATCCTTATCACGATCTTGCACATATTTCTTGGTTTGAATGAGGTTAATTTGGTTTACAACAGAGGGGTCCAAAGTAGGagtaaacaaacaatcaacTGATGGAATACTGTAAATGTCAAGGATTTCACATACTTGGTCATAGCTGAGTTTCCTTCGAAACTGTTTCTCTAGGAACGTAGATAGTTCTTTTTGAGGTTCCCATGATGATTTTGTTGAATCGGGGTCGTACAACGACGAGGTAGAAGCAGAGTCATTATTGGTCAGTCCATGAGGTAGAATCTCCTCAGGTGTTTGTGAGAGATTTGTCTCGTGCGATGGCCTAGTGGCCGTGTGTGATGGCTTAATAGCCTTGTGATTTGGCTTAATAGCCTGGTCTGGTTCATTGACCAAAGAGGCTTCATCTTCTGTATAATCTAATAATTCCCCATCCGAATACGCTAGAACGGAGATTTGGTCATCCGGAGGAGCCTGTGATGGCGCGAATGGCCGCGAGTGTCGCTCGAAGCGAGATTCCATCGTTGAGATGCGTTCGTTTGTCTTCGCCATTTGGGTTTGCATTTGCTGCAAAGTTTTAAGGATTGAATCCAAAGATTTTCCTTCTGATGAAGGTGATGGGCTTGGAGTTTTTTGCCTTTTCGGTGGACTTTCGCTCTGCGATCGATCGTTATAATTATGGCGGGAAGGCGAACGCGAGCGATGGGACCTTTTCCGATTTGCCATGTGTTCTACGATTGAAAAGGTCAAATCAGTTTGAAGATAACTATCTTCAAATGTGTTCCTCCGAGTGGAGGGGATGAAGGTTTAGctaaaagggaaaataaagcaagaATTGTATTCAATAATTCACTTACCTGAACGTGGTTTCGAAGCACAGCAGAAAAAGATGCAGAGGATCATGGGACCGTGTGCTTGCACAGGGGCACTATGGGATTACGTCATTCTTCTACCTGTCCATACCATGGACAGTCTCTTTTATGCGTTAAAAAGTGGTTCGAAGCACAAATAAGCGGAATTCTACCTGATGTTTCCTCATATATTTCGAACGGAGTTTGTGTAATATAATTCAGCAAAACTGATAAAAAGGTCCAACCGCACATCGCGTCAGTCTGTTAACCTTGAGTTCAATTCGCAGAAGTACCAGCAAAAGTTTTAAACCAAGACAgacaaattttttgaaattacaaCTTCAAAGATTAGACTTTCTATTTCGACGGAATAAGAGAGACTAACCTTACGATCAAGAGGTTAAAAAACCATGCTTTCCCAAGGGTTTGCCCTGTAACTTATTCTGTACTGGGTTAGTGACCCATACTGGGTGCTTCTAAGGAATAATGAGCTGCATGTCAATAACATTGCGCACTAAGCAGAGTCTCGGAAAGTCTCGGCCAAAGTTTAGAAACAAGCATGTCAGAATTGTCACAAAAAGAATATGCGTGTCATAACAACCATTCAACTCCCGATTGCCCCGTATGGATAGTCTGAAATGGTGTTATTTTACCTGTTATGACACAAAGGAGAGAGTTGATACCAGTGTTAACAGCCACAAGTCACGCTCGTCAGTTGGCAACACCTGCTCCACCTGCGGAAAAGAAATGCCGGAGGAACATGAGCTCTGACAAAAAGCAAGTCTGTATTTCATCATTAACTCACGAAGGAATCTAAAATAACGAGAGACACCAAAAAGTAGCTTATCATTGCCGCAACAGCTAAGAAACCTATATCACCAAATTTAATAAGAGTTAAGTTTATGGAGTAAGATTACTACAGCTACATacatcaaataaaattattggtCACAATTAAAAAGTAAACATAACTAGAAgaacaaaaatgtaaagtaaattTCTAAAACGACAACGAAACAGAACAGAaaccataattatttatgtttCAGTAATCCAGGTTGCTTTGGCAACGATCGTTTTTTTCAGTCAGGGAATGGGCATCTGCACTAAGgtgtaattttaaaaaaagtgcaTGAATCGTTTCGTGGACCTTTTTAAGTAAGGAGAACAGATTGCCAGGACGAAAACCCCAAGACACTAAAAACAACATATCTTTTTATTAACATTCTGTCGTTACATTTCAGGTCAGAAACGACCAGCGTAATTCTATAGAGAAAATATCACGGATATTTAGGTAACACTAACCTTTTGATCCATAGATACAGCCAACACCCACTCTTTCGCTTCTTCGCGTTTCTCCTCCTGCAATCAAACCAACGAACATTTACAAATGTATGTAAATTACAAAAGGTAGCGTAACCGATTGCTAAGGGGGCTCAACTCGCGCTCTCAACACCAGCTGGATTTAAATTCAAAGGTCCTAAGGTCAACTCATCCTTACCTTGTTTGCAATTAGTTAGACTATTTATATACTTATTTAAATCCGCGAGGTTCTggctttaaaaattttgagaaACATGGAAAACAGGTTAGACTAAAATGAGACTTCTCTTTACATTTATGTACAACAGGCACGCATTCCTTTGTCATTCCTTTTATGTGGAACTTACTGGTAGATGCTTTTTATCCGGGACAGGAACTTCAAATGGAATATCAGTATCTGTGAAATCACTATTGTCCAACATGTCTAGGTTTCATTCTTCGATGCCCTGGAAACAAACGACAAACCCAATAAGTGACAACGGAATAAATCCAAAATATCATAAATCCAAATCTGATGCCTCTTAACAGTTacacaaaacaaatacaaaacagATAAGAGCAAAAAAGGACAAACACACAAAACGAAAATGCACATAACatcattaccattatcatCAAAGTAAAGGTGGCACATTCATTATTTACAACGCAACAATATTCCCGAGAACCGACTTAGAAAATTACTACAAATTATACCACTAATTATAACTTTACatcaatcaaatcaaaatgacAATTCAaatcatataattattatcattaacttAAAATATCAATGCCAACAATATTCCCCTGCTTAAAGAGGGAAGAGGGTATTAAAGTAAATTGCctaagatttaaaaatacgAAAGCCATGTTATCCCAGCCAACACCCTGTTAGACATAAATCACATGTCAAGttcaaaaaagttattactGCTCAGGATTTCTTACGTGCCTCGACTGTGTAGTCGTGCTAAATTTTTCTCATACTTTCCATCACATAATAGTCTCTGACCTTAGCTGCGACACCAGCCTCGTAAAAAGCCTTGTAGCAAGGGACAATGTCCGAGTGGCGAAGAAGAGAAATAGATAGTTTGGCCGCCAAGGTATCCTGTTTAGAAGAAAGACGAAACAAAGGTTTCATAGCAGAAATTTTTAACAAGTAGCACACTCTTTAAGATCTTGATTAGATTACGAGAAGCCCCTGCGCTTTCTCTATCATCACGTGAAGAAGAAACTTAACTGTTCTATGACAAGAGGCGCCAAAAATGGCTTTGGAAAAGTTCTTTTTGTGCGGTCATTTTCAGCCAGAGGCGAGAAGTGTGCTAGGGCTTCTTGATTACCCTGATTCCTACAGATTTCTCATACACCTGCTTTTCTCCGCGCCAGGCTCTGGAAAGATAAGATGACAAGCTCACAGTCTTGCATGTCCGTTCTGGTGGTGACAATGTAGTCTGGTAACAAATCTTTACCAGTGAGAAAATTGATTTGGTCCAAAGCGACTGACATATGGTTCGAACAACACACTGATTTGAAAGAGGATGTGTAGTTTTACTAAGCAACTCGTGCCTTTGAAAACTCACCAGTGATTTGTGTTGCATACATGCGCATCTGGTGCTGTAATAATGAACTATCTCAAACATGACCTCGAACTCTTGCGCAAGCGGTGAACTTGCTGCAGATCCTTTACCCAGTCCATCGCCctaaaataaagataaaaataagaTCACATCAAGTGTCTAAAGAAACTGGACGATTTTGTACCAAAATGTAGTACTTTGATGAGCATTATGCACATATTAAATAACCAAGACTCAACTTATACAATGTACCAGGTTTGAGTGTCCAGGAGGACACACTGAGACGGTGATAATGTCCTTATTTATTTTGGGCACAGAATTAGCTTTCAGAGAGTTCCGTGCAAATTTCATTGCAAACTTACTATTTCAAACAAAACGTCTCTGAGATCCGCCCAGGTGTGGTAACTTTCTGCAGAACTGAGTCCCGCCATCGATATGACGTCTGATATAATTCGCTTGTAAATATTGAAGTTCTGTTAGacggaaaacaaaaagcatttgTCTGAAATGAGCTGGGCAGAAGGTCATTAATAACtgtaaaaattgttcaaatgAAACCAACATTTTTCTCATTAAATTGGTTTGAAAAACGGGACAATAGACAGCCATTTTCTTAGGGGAGGGGGCAGTTGGGTAGTTATTCAACCAGTCGAAAAATCTGGAGTCCTAATGAGGTCAGTAATTGTTTCCCGTCAATAAAAATACTCTACACAGTAACGTCTTAGTCTATCCGCCAACTCCACCATACGTATATCTGTTCAGCTGAGTTCCAGCAGGCAAAACTACAAAATCCTCACATTTATGAACTTACTCacttttacaaaaaaagacCTACCGAGAAGAGTCCTACATATGTTCACATTGTGATGGAAGGGGTCATAAATCAAGCTGGTGCTATTACCTGAGGATTTGCCGGGGCACCGTATCTACAAAACAAGTCCAGCGCCTTGAGagtgttgttgtctttgatcAAATTCGCAGCGTAGAGTGCAACATACTTACTAAGAACTTCGTAGCCCTGTGAGGGAAGAAGGTAAAGAACAACTGTAACACAACGCATACCTCACGACAAAGCAATCGTCACGCATGGTAAAGATAATTTCAGGAGGGAAACTGGGCTGCTGGTTTAACCAATCATCTTTCGAGATAATCAAGGCACACTTTCCACAtgttttttacctttttttctttcactgaaTAGCTGACAAGATTACTTAGTGAGGGAAGCCCAAAAATCAAAGTTTGGTTTATCAGACGAGTGGATAATAGTTAATCAACTACCGACCGGAGGAGAAGACATTTCGAGCAATAGTCCTCATCAGAGAAGCTCTCCTTTCCTACCATATCGAGTCAATAAAGGATTCAACTCCTTTTTTACACAGATGTTCACGGAGTTCACTGTTTGCTAAACCTCCTGAGATAAGCCACAAAAGCTACATGAGAACGCATTGAGGGTACCTAAGACTTTAGTGACCTTTGATATAGTTCATgcaataactgaaaaaaatgggaGATCATGTTTTGTAAGCATCTGTTGCTCTGCAGTTTCAATGGCTTTCTCCCACTGCCCTCTTTGTACCATCATATCCAAACCAGCAATTACATCCACATCAACCAACTGTTAGAGAACAAGACAAGAAAGATTGAATTTGACTGAGCTGAAAATAGCCTAAAGTAAATGTGAAATGACTAGTCAAGGAAAATCTTCTCATTTGCGGTAAAAAATGGAGATTAAGACTGCGTTTTAACTAGATTGGGCTATGAGACGCGCAAGATGGCGGCGCCCAGTGTGCGAAGAATGATTGCGCATCTCTGACTTGGTGTTACAGTCATCTATGGACTGCAGACAAACCTGTTCAGCTtgtcctttttgttttaagaatGCAACGTATGCCTCTTCCACGTACTGTTCATACCTGAAAGAGGCACGAGAAACGTCACAGCTTGGTACACAAAAACACATACAACAGCTGAAATAAAAGAGTTAATctattttgaagaaattcacccatgaaaaagtaaaaacgcAGGTAATGAAAGTCATCATTAACTAGACGAAATAATACTATCAAgacataaaattaaattatgcTAGGCaggataaaaacaaacaaacaaaaccagtTCACTCACTTTGGAGCCATCTCCGCAGCACATCTCTTGGCTTTGGGCCACAGTTCGCCCTGAATGTAAACATCTATGGCTTCCTTAACCATCTCAACACCAAGGTAAAGCTCTCCAGCCTAGAAGGGTAAAGCTTCCTATAATTAGCACCGAATCTCAAATATTTGTAGGAAGATTAGCTCCACTTCCCTTCCTAGCCATGATGATTGTCACCAAAAACTTTTGCTTGTCTTTTTTACTGATCGTTAGGGTCTATAGGTTCTTCTTTTGCATAATTCGGTGAACTCAAGTGCTTTCTAGATTGGCTTCGCATTTACCTCTGGCAGTATAGTTCTAACGCACATTAGCCCTTAAAGAGGTCCAGATCCTGTTAACCTTAATTGCATTACAGTTATTACATGTCAACAGCTTTTGTTCAAGGAATTACAACCTACAAACAAACCTGTTCATAGCATTTGATATCAGCAAGTCTTGCACAGGCAACCCTCGCTACATCATAGGCTCGGTCACTAACAAATTTCATCGCTAATTCCACCGCCTGAAAATCAAAGACACAAAACAGAAATTATAGCGTCTGCTAATCTACCTTACTTGATAGGCCCAGCTCAACAAGATCGGCCGAATGCATATGAAAGGCGCCTCAATGGGTGTCGTCAAACGGTCATGTATGATCCCGCAGCACAGCACTCAAAGCACCCAGAAATCAAAGAGTGAAAAGCAGAAGACGAGAGAGCCGGCTTCACGAATCACTCACCTTCACCATAGCATCTTCTACCAACTCGTGGTTAGTGGTCATACTCGGAGTGATCTTCATGTACATTTCTATAGAACGGTTGTattctcctttcttttcccATTCAATCCCTTGATTCAGTAGCGATTCCGCACCCCTGAGAAAGAGGTAAATTTAAATGAGCACCAATACATTcacacaaaaattgcaaaactcCTTGAAGGTTCAGCAAATTAAATTAGAAAGTGCCTTCAATCGCGTTtcgaaaatattttgaatacatTTTCATACAAGCGTTTCAAATACATTTTCACACAAGTGAATCAAAACGGATTTTACCTGTTGCCTTTGGACATAACCTCTCTGTCATATTCATCTTGCCACTGCTCCAGCTatcgaagaaaagaaaatgagaattatttaaaacattaattgaaaaaaaaaaaaaacaaacaaaaaacaaaaaaaaaacaaaaaataccgCTGCCATATTACTACATCCCGGGCCTCTCGACACAGTGATCTCATAAAGAGCTCACGGGTCCAATTCCCTCTCTTCCGGCTCCGCTCCTTGGTCATAGATTTTCTACATACAGGAACCCAGCATCGTAAAGGGTAACACAATGTTAGGTCAAGTACTAGTAAACTAAATACTGAAAATTCGTACCCTGTGAGGAAGGTATTCTTTCACAACACGCAACGCATCCGTCCACATAGCAGCTTCctgtaataaaacaaacaaagctaAGAATTTATAGATCTAAATTACACCAAAATACTGTACTCGTGTCTATCCAAAGGTCCTCCAAGATTCCTTAATCCTAACTTCTTTCATGTTGTCACTGTTTGCTTTCGCAAGCTCTCGATTCCATGActgaattgttgaaaatatcCTATATGCGAGATAAAATGGTTTCTTCTGCGTCCCCTTCGTGCGTGTGACTTTTAGCGCTTCCCATTCAAGTTTTCTACAATTGTAAAGTGCAAGCGGTCTACAAGTGAGGAGCTGGCGAAATATATATGCGCGAAATGCGGTTGACCGCGCGACCCGAACTTAGTACGGTAAACTTTTGGTGGTAAGTTGAACTCACTTTGTAATAGCGCGCGGCAAGCTCTGGTCTCTGCGCACGCAGAAGGAATGTCTCAGCCCTCTGGAATTCCTTTTTGTCAAATGCAACACGGGCCTGCAGAAACAAAAGTCATGGAGAATCATGAGTGCATGGGTTGAAGTAGG
The DNA window shown above is from Acropora palmata chromosome 7, jaAcrPala1.3, whole genome shotgun sequence and carries:
- the LOC141886659 gene encoding intraflagellar transport protein 172 homolog isoform X2, whose protein sequence is MYKKLRQYENMIRLVAIHHEDLLADTHLHLAKELEGEGQLRQAEHHFLEARDWKAAFNMYRNQGLREEAYRVAKQHGSQNASKQVAYLWAKSLGGDSAVKLLQKFGLLESAIDYAAENCAFEFAFDLSRTAMKSKLPDIHLKYAMFLEDEGKFSEAEKEFIKAGKSKEVVLMYVHNQDWDSAQRVAEENDPDSVTDVLVGQARVAFDKKEFQRAETFLLRAQRPELAARYYKEAAMWTDALRVVKEYLPHRLEQWQDEYDREVMSKGNRGAESLLNQGIEWEKKGEYNRSIEMYMKITPSMTTNHELVEDAMVKAVELAMKFVSDRAYDVARVACARLADIKCYEQAGELYLGVEMVKEAIDVYIQGELWPKAKRCAAEMAPKYEQYVEEAYVAFLKQKGQAEQGYEVLSKYVALYAANLIKDNNTLKALDLFCRYGAPANPQNFNIYKRIISDVISMAGLSSAESYHTWADLRDVLFEIGDGLGKGSAASSPLAQEFEVMFEIVHYYSTRCACMQHKSLSLARRKAGV
- the LOC141886659 gene encoding intraflagellar transport protein 172 homolog isoform X1, yielding MYKKLRQYENMIRLVAIHHEDLLADTHLHLAKELEGEGQLRQAEHHFLEARDWKAAFNMYRNQGLREEAYRVAKQHGSQNASKQVAYLWAKSLGGDSAVKLLQKFGLLESAIDYAAENCAFEFAFDLSRTAMKSKLPDIHLKYAMFLEDEGKFSEAEKEFIKAGKSKEVVLMYVHNQDWDSAQRVAEENDPDSVTDVLVGQARVAFDKKEFQRAETFLLRAQRPELAARYYKEAAMWTDALRVVKEYLPHRLEQWQDEYDREVMSKGNRGAESLLNQGIEWEKKGEYNRSIEMYMKITPSMTTNHELVEDAMVKAVELAMKFVSDRAYDVARVACARLADIKCYEQAGELYLGVEMVKEAIDVYIQGELWPKAKRCAAEMAPKYEQYVEEAYVAFLKQKGQAEQGYEVLSKYVALYAANLIKDNNTLKALDLFCRYGAPANPQNFNIYKRIISDVISMAGLSSAESYHTWADLRDVLFEIGDGLGKGSAASSPLAQEFEVMFEIVHYYSTRCACMQHKSLDTLAAKLSISLLRHSDIVPCYKAFYEAGVAAKGIEE
- the LOC141886659 gene encoding intraflagellar transport protein 172 homolog isoform X3, with translation MYKKLRQYENMIRLVAIHHEDLLADTHLHLAKELEGEGQLRQAEHHFLEARDWKAAFNMYRNQGLREEAYRVAKQHGSQNASKQVAYLWAKSLGGDSAVKLLQKFGLLESAIDYAAENCAFEFAFDLSRTAMKSKLPDIHLKYAMFLEDEGKFSEAEKEFIKAGKSKEVVLMYVHNQDWDSAQRVAEENDPDSVTDVLVGQARVAFDKKEFQRAETFLLRAQRPELAARYYKEAAMWTDALRVVKEYLPHRLEQWQDEYDREVMSKGNRGAESLLNQGIEWEKKGEYNRSIEMYMKITPSMTTNHELVEDAMVKAVELAMKFVSDRAYDVARVACARLADIKCYEQAGELYLGVEMVKEAIDVYIQGELWPKAKRCAAEMAPKYEQYVEEAYVAFLKQKGQAEQLVDVDVIAGLDMMVQRGQWEKAIETAEQQMLTKHDLPFFSVIA